In Fusobacterium canifelinum, a genomic segment contains:
- a CDS encoding acetyl-CoA hydrolase/transferase family protein, with the protein MGNWKKRYESKLCTSDEAIKKIAGVKRIIFEHACGESILLTEALMKNKELFKKTEIIHLVAMGKGEYAKEENSEYFRHNALFVGGTTREAANSSYGDYTPSFFFEMPELFKKGGVLNPDVTIIQVSYPDEHGYCSYGISCDYTKCAAENSNIVIAQVNKFMPRTLGNCFIHIDNIDYIVEQATPIIELKIPVIGEIEKRIGEYCASLIDDGATLQLGIGAIPDAVLTFLRHKKDLGIHSEMISDGVVDLVNLGVITNKRKNINTGKSIVSFLMGTRKLYDYIDNNPEIELHPVEYVNNPFIIAQNDNMISINSAIQVDLMGQVNAESIGSKQFSGTGGQVDFVRGAAMSKGGKSIIALPSTAAKGTISKIVFTLDEGAAVTTSRNDVDYIITEYGIAHLKGKSLRERAKALIEIAHPDFREELRKKAVGKFGAL; encoded by the coding sequence ATGGGAAATTGGAAAAAAAGGTATGAATCAAAACTTTGTACTTCTGATGAGGCAATAAAAAAAATTGCAGGTGTTAAAAGAATAATTTTTGAACATGCTTGTGGAGAATCAATCTTATTGACAGAAGCTCTGATGAAAAACAAAGAATTATTTAAAAAAACAGAAATCATCCATTTAGTTGCTATGGGCAAAGGAGAATATGCAAAAGAGGAAAATTCTGAATATTTTAGACACAATGCTTTATTTGTAGGTGGAACAACAAGAGAAGCAGCTAATAGCTCTTATGGAGATTATACTCCTTCATTCTTTTTTGAAATGCCTGAATTGTTTAAAAAGGGAGGAGTTTTAAATCCAGATGTAACAATTATCCAAGTTTCTTATCCTGATGAACATGGATATTGTAGTTATGGAATTTCTTGTGATTACACAAAATGTGCAGCAGAAAATTCTAATATAGTTATTGCACAAGTAAATAAATTTATGCCAAGAACACTAGGAAATTGTTTTATTCATATTGACAATATTGACTATATTGTTGAACAAGCAACTCCTATTATAGAATTAAAAATTCCAGTTATTGGAGAAATTGAAAAAAGAATTGGCGAGTATTGTGCAAGTTTGATAGATGATGGAGCTACTTTGCAATTAGGTATTGGAGCAATTCCAGATGCTGTTCTTACTTTTTTAAGACATAAAAAAGATTTAGGAATACATTCAGAAATGATATCTGACGGAGTTGTAGACTTAGTTAATTTAGGTGTAATAACAAATAAAAGGAAAAATATAAATACTGGGAAATCAATTGTCAGTTTTTTAATGGGAACTAGAAAATTATATGATTATATAGATAATAACCCTGAAATAGAATTACATCCAGTTGAATATGTAAATAATCCTTTTATCATTGCACAAAATGATAATATGATTTCAATTAATTCAGCTATTCAGGTTGATTTAATGGGACAAGTAAATGCAGAATCTATTGGCTCAAAACAATTTAGTGGGACAGGAGGACAAGTTGATTTTGTAAGAGGAGCAGCTATGTCTAAGGGAGGAAAATCAATAATTGCTCTTCCATCAACTGCTGCAAAAGGGACAATTTCTAAAATTGTATTCACACTGGATGAAGGAGCAGCTGTAACAACTTCAAGAAATGATGTTGATTATATTATAACTGAATATGGAATAGCTCATTTAAAAGGAAAATCTTTAAGAGAAAGAGCAAAAGCTTTAATAGAAATAGCTCATCCAGATTTTAGAGAAGAACTTAGAAAGAAAGCAGTAGGAAAATTTGGAGCCTTATAA
- a CDS encoding metal ABC transporter solute-binding protein, Zn/Mn family, translating into MKKIFKLLTVMMISLFIVACGEKKEETKTSNEIQKIKVTTTLNYYQNLIEEIGGDKVEVTGLMKEGEDPHLYVATAGDVEKLQNADLVVYGGLHLEGKMTDIFANLSNKYILNLGDQLDKSLLYKEDENTYDPHVWFNTKFWAIQAKSVADKLSEISPENKDYFENNLQTYLKSLDEATEYIQAKINEIPEESRYLITAHDAFGYFAEQFGLQVKAIQGVSTDSEIGAKQIEDLANFIVEHNIKAIFVESSVNHKSIEALQEAVKAKGGNVEIGGELYSDSMGDKDNNTETYIKTIKANADTISNALK; encoded by the coding sequence ATGAAAAAAATATTTAAATTATTGACTGTTATGATGATTTCTTTATTTATAGTTGCTTGTGGGGAGAAAAAAGAAGAAACTAAAACTTCTAATGAGATACAAAAGATAAAAGTTACAACAACTTTAAATTATTATCAAAATTTAATTGAAGAAATTGGTGGAGATAAGGTTGAAGTTACAGGACTTATGAAAGAGGGAGAAGATCCTCATCTATATGTTGCGACAGCAGGAGATGTAGAAAAGTTACAAAATGCTGATTTAGTTGTTTATGGAGGACTACACCTTGAAGGTAAAATGACAGATATATTTGCAAATTTATCTAATAAATACATTTTAAATTTAGGTGATCAATTAGATAAATCTCTTTTATATAAAGAAGATGAAAATACTTATGATCCGCATGTTTGGTTTAATACAAAATTTTGGGCTATACAAGCTAAATCTGTGGCTGATAAATTAAGTGAAATATCGCCTGAAAATAAGGATTATTTTGAAAATAATTTACAAACTTATTTAAAATCTTTAGATGAAGCAACTGAATATATACAAGCTAAAATAAATGAAATTCCAGAAGAATCAAGATATTTAATTACGGCACATGATGCTTTTGGATATTTTGCTGAACAATTTGGTTTACAAGTAAAAGCTATACAAGGTGTGTCAACTGATTCGGAAATTGGAGCAAAACAAATTGAGGATTTAGCTAATTTTATAGTTGAACATAATATAAAGGCTATTTTTGTTGAATCTTCTGTAAATCATAAAAGTATAGAAGCCTTACAAGAAGCAGTAAAAGCTAAAGGTGGAAATGTAGAAATAGGTGGAGAACTTTATTCAGATTCTATGGGTGATAAAGACAATAATACAGAAACATATATAAAAACAATAAAAGCAAATGCTGATACTATATCAAATGCTTTAAAATAA
- a CDS encoding putative zinc-binding protein: protein MKIKFCGGCNPFYDRKKVYIMLLDNKEIEKLDKIIILNGCQRGCRKSLKNKNIINVQEYIINNGLKDINEEKIYNWIIDNIFK, encoded by the coding sequence ATGAAAATTAAATTTTGTGGAGGATGTAATCCTTTTTATGATAGAAAAAAAGTATACATAATGCTTTTAGACAATAAAGAAATAGAAAAATTAGATAAAATAATCATTTTAAATGGTTGTCAAAGGGGTTGTAGAAAAAGTTTAAAAAATAAAAATATTATAAATGTACAAGAATATATAATTAACAATGGTTTAAAAGATATAAATGAAGAAAAAATTTATAATTGGATAATAGACAATATTTTTAAATAA
- a CDS encoding 4-hydroxyphenylacetate 3-hydroxylase family protein, with the protein MALMTGNEYVESLRKLNMEVYIFGERVECPVDHPIIRPSLNSVKMTYDLAQEPEYEELMTVTSHLTGKKINRFAHIHQSTEDLVKKVKMQRLLGQKTASCFQRCVGMDAFNACYSTTYDMDKKLGTNYHEKLKKYIIYCQENDLTVDGAMTDPKGDRGLAPSAQADPDMFLHIVERREDGIVVRGAKAHQTGMVNSHEVLVMPTLSMTETDKDYSVCFAVPTDTKGIKMIYGRQSCDTRKLEGSKVDVGNPKFGGHEALVVFDNVFVPNDRIFMCGEYEFSNSLVERFAGFHRQSYGGCKVGVGDVLIGATALISDYNGTKKASHIKDKIIEMTHLNETLYCAGIACSSEGHKTAAGSYEIDLLLANVCKQNVTRFPYEIARLAEDIAGGILVTLPSEADLNSKEVGHYVEKYLKGVATVPTITRMKVLRFIENLTLGTAAVGYRTESLHGAGSPQAQRIMISRQSNLEAKKQLVKDILDIDI; encoded by the coding sequence ATGGCATTAATGACAGGAAATGAATATGTGGAAAGTTTGAGAAAGTTGAATATGGAAGTCTATATTTTTGGAGAAAGAGTTGAGTGTCCAGTGGACCATCCAATAATAAGACCATCTTTAAATTCAGTTAAGATGACTTATGACTTAGCTCAAGAACCAGAATACGAAGAATTGATGACAGTAACATCTCATTTAACTGGAAAAAAAATAAACAGATTTGCTCATATTCACCAAAGTACAGAAGATTTGGTAAAAAAAGTAAAAATGCAAAGACTTTTAGGACAAAAAACTGCTTCTTGTTTTCAAAGATGTGTAGGAATGGATGCTTTTAATGCTTGTTATAGTACAACTTATGACATGGATAAAAAATTGGGAACAAATTATCATGAAAAATTAAAGAAGTATATAATATACTGTCAAGAAAATGATTTAACAGTTGATGGGGCAATGACTGATCCAAAAGGAGATAGAGGTTTAGCACCTTCAGCTCAAGCAGACCCAGATATGTTTTTACATATAGTTGAAAGAAGAGAAGATGGAATAGTTGTTAGAGGAGCAAAAGCACACCAAACAGGAATGGTAAATTCTCATGAAGTTTTAGTTATGCCTACATTATCAATGACAGAAACTGATAAAGATTATTCTGTATGTTTTGCAGTTCCAACAGATACAAAAGGAATAAAAATGATATATGGTAGACAATCTTGTGATACAAGAAAACTTGAAGGAAGTAAGGTTGATGTTGGAAATCCAAAATTTGGAGGACATGAAGCATTAGTTGTTTTTGATAATGTATTTGTTCCAAATGATAGAATTTTTATGTGTGGAGAATATGAATTTTCTAATTCTTTGGTTGAAAGATTCGCTGGTTTTCATAGACAAAGCTATGGTGGATGTAAAGTTGGAGTTGGAGATGTTTTAATAGGAGCTACTGCTTTAATATCTGATTACAATGGTACAAAAAAAGCTTCCCATATTAAAGATAAAATTATTGAAATGACTCACCTTAATGAAACACTTTACTGTGCAGGTATTGCTTGTTCAAGTGAAGGACATAAAACAGCAGCTGGTTCTTATGAAATAGATTTGTTACTTGCAAATGTATGTAAGCAAAATGTTACAAGATTTCCTTATGAAATAGCAAGACTTGCTGAAGATATTGCAGGAGGAATTTTGGTAACATTACCTTCAGAAGCAGATTTAAATTCAAAAGAAGTTGGACATTATGTTGAAAAGTATCTTAAAGGGGTTGCAACAGTTCCTACAATAACAAGAATGAAAGTTTTAAGATTTATTGAAAATTTAACATTAGGAACAGCAGCAGTAGGATATAGAACTGAATCATTACATGGTGCTGGTTCTCCACAAGCTCAAAGAATAATGATTAGCAGACAATCTAATCTAGAAGCTAAAAAGCAACTTGTTAAAGATATATTAGATATAGATATTTAA
- a CDS encoding NifU family protein yields the protein MDKIEKFLDREIRPYLKSHGGNIEIINYSIERQELNLRLKGQCCVCPHSIETNENFIKKSILEKFPKIKNIYIETGISDELWNLAKNILKEGRNGKLEKKV from the coding sequence ATGGATAAAATTGAAAAATTTTTAGATAGAGAAATAAGACCATATTTAAAAAGTCATGGAGGAAATATAGAGATTATAAATTATTCTATTGAAAGACAAGAATTAAATTTAAGATTAAAGGGGCAATGTTGTGTTTGCCCCCATTCTATAGAAACTAATGAAAATTTTATAAAGAAAAGTATCTTAGAAAAATTTCCAAAAATAAAAAATATTTATATAGAAACTGGGATATCTGATGAATTATGGAATTTAGCAAAAAATATTTTAAAGGAGGGTAGGAATGGGAAATTGGAAAAAAAGGTATGA
- the rpoN gene encoding RNA polymerase factor sigma-54, which translates to MANKLDIIEKQKLIQSLKLSQMMKLSINILKMSITDLNNFIEKEISKDLGISVELNYSNQESYNDEKEAEINYLADEKNFFQILEEQLSYFKIETKIKKICVFIINNLNKKGYLELSKIEIKDILEVSDKELDEAFDIIHSLEPYGVGAYSLEECLKLQLKVKNLIDDKLFLFIDNYLYLLVDKKYDLIKEKLNINDDKLFTYIDTIKSLNPIPSRGYSVGKIKKIIPDILLETKKDEVFYEINRASIPQINVKDKINDKYYKKLNEIVSCIEKRFETLDKIMEIIIREQKSFFISQGKETNTLKISDVASELNLSPSTISRAVKEKYIKTDFGIISLRKLFNLDSTAFLYQQKILEYIENENKEQPFSDQDIVNLLEKEGIKIARRTVTKYREKLGYKSSHKRKKY; encoded by the coding sequence ATGGCTAATAAGTTAGATATTATTGAAAAACAAAAATTAATACAATCTTTAAAATTATCACAAATGATGAAATTATCAATAAATATACTTAAAATGTCTATAACAGATTTAAATAATTTTATTGAAAAAGAAATTTCAAAAGATTTAGGGATTTCAGTTGAATTAAATTATTCTAATCAAGAGAGTTATAATGATGAAAAAGAAGCAGAAATTAATTATTTAGCAGATGAAAAAAATTTCTTTCAAATTTTAGAAGAACAATTATCTTATTTTAAAATAGAAACAAAGATAAAGAAAATTTGTGTATTTATAATTAATAATTTAAATAAAAAAGGATATTTAGAATTATCAAAAATTGAAATAAAAGATATTTTAGAAGTAAGTGACAAAGAATTAGATGAAGCATTTGATATAATTCATAGTTTAGAGCCTTATGGAGTTGGAGCTTATTCGTTGGAAGAATGTTTAAAACTTCAATTAAAAGTCAAAAATTTGATAGATGATAAATTGTTTTTATTTATAGATAATTATCTTTATTTGCTTGTGGATAAAAAATATGACTTGATAAAGGAAAAACTGAATATTAATGATGATAAATTATTCACCTATATAGATACAATTAAATCTTTAAACCCTATTCCTAGCCGTGGTTATAGTGTTGGAAAAATAAAAAAAATTATTCCAGATATCTTGCTAGAAACAAAAAAAGATGAGGTATTTTATGAAATAAACAGAGCTTCAATACCTCAAATAAATGTAAAAGATAAAATAAATGATAAGTATTATAAAAAATTAAATGAAATAGTAAGTTGTATTGAAAAAAGATTTGAAACTCTTGATAAAATTATGGAGATTATTATTAGAGAACAAAAAAGCTTTTTTATAAGTCAAGGAAAAGAAACTAATACTTTAAAAATTTCTGATGTTGCTTCTGAGCTAAATTTAAGTCCTTCAACAATATCAAGAGCAGTAAAAGAAAAATATATAAAAACAGATTTTGGTATAATTTCTTTAAGAAAACTTTTTAATTTAGATTCAACAGCATTTCTATATCAACAAAAGATTTTAGAATATATTGAAAATGAGAATAAAGAACAACCTTTTTCAGACCAAGACATAGTTAATCTTTTAGAAAAAGAAGGAATAAAAATAGCTAGAAGAACAGTAACTAAATATAGGGAAAAGTTAGGCTATAAATCTTCTCATAAAAGAAAAAAATATTAA
- a CDS encoding metal ABC transporter ATP-binding protein, whose amino-acid sequence MNAIEIRNLTVAYGENIALENLNLDVETGSLMALVGPNGAGKSTLIKTILKFLKQITGKIKINAKTLAYVPQRNSVDWDFPTTLFDVVEMGCYGRVGLFKRVSKEEKQKVLKAIEQVGMLDFKDRQISELSGGQQQRAFIARALVQEADIYLMDEPFQGVDSTTEKSIVDILKKLKSEGKTLIVVHHDLQTVPTYFETVTFINKSVIASGKIKEVFTQENIDMAYKK is encoded by the coding sequence ATGAATGCTATTGAAATTAGAAATTTAACAGTTGCTTATGGTGAAAATATAGCATTGGAGAATCTTAATTTAGATGTTGAAACTGGAAGTTTGATGGCACTTGTAGGACCAAATGGAGCAGGAAAATCAACACTTATAAAAACAATATTAAAATTTTTAAAACAGATAACTGGTAAAATAAAAATAAATGCTAAAACTTTAGCTTATGTTCCACAAAGAAATAGTGTTGATTGGGATTTTCCAACAACACTATTTGATGTAGTTGAAATGGGATGTTATGGCAGAGTTGGACTTTTTAAAAGAGTCAGTAAAGAAGAAAAACAAAAGGTTTTAAAAGCAATAGAACAAGTTGGTATGTTAGATTTTAAAGATAGACAAATATCAGAGCTTTCAGGAGGGCAACAACAAAGGGCTTTTATTGCAAGAGCTTTGGTACAAGAAGCTGATATATATCTTATGGATGAGCCTTTTCAAGGTGTTGATTCAACAACAGAAAAGTCAATAGTGGATATACTAAAAAAATTAAAATCAGAAGGGAAAACTTTAATTGTGGTACACCATGATTTGCAAACTGTACCAACTTATTTTGAAACTGTTACTTTTATAAATAAGAGTGTCATTGCAAGTGGAAAAATAAAAGAAGTTTTTACACAAGAAAATATAGATATGGCATATAAAAAATAA
- a CDS encoding metal ABC transporter permease, translating to MAEIFRLFLNSYTFKVVTLGCTLLGVVSAIIGTFAVLKKESLLGDGISHASLAGICLAFLITRKKELYILLLGALIIGLLCIFLIHYIQLKTKVKFDSAIALMLSTFFGLGLVLLTYLKKIPGAKKAGLNRFIFGQASTLVVKDIYLIIVVGLILMFLVILFWKEIKISIFQADYAKTLGIDSGKINFLVSTMIVINVIIGIQIAGVILMTAMLVIPPVAAKQWSKKLSVVTLLSAIIGGVSGAIGSIVSAFDAALPTGPLIILVSGIFALISFLFSKKGIITRNYRIYIRNKKLRLEENKGDKK from the coding sequence ATGGCAGAAATATTTAGACTTTTTTTAAATAGCTACACCTTTAAAGTTGTTACTCTTGGCTGTACACTTTTAGGAGTAGTTAGTGCTATCATTGGGACTTTTGCAGTCTTAAAAAAAGAAAGCTTACTAGGTGACGGTATATCTCATGCTTCACTTGCAGGAATATGCCTTGCTTTTTTAATTACTAGAAAAAAGGAATTATATATTTTACTTTTAGGAGCTTTAATTATTGGGCTTTTATGTATTTTTCTAATTCACTATATACAATTAAAAACAAAAGTAAAATTTGATAGTGCTATTGCCTTAATGTTATCAACATTTTTTGGACTTGGATTGGTACTATTGACATATTTAAAAAAAATACCAGGAGCAAAAAAGGCAGGATTAAATAGATTTATCTTTGGACAGGCTTCAACATTAGTGGTAAAAGATATTTATTTAATAATTGTTGTTGGATTAATTTTAATGTTTCTAGTAATATTATTTTGGAAAGAAATAAAAATAAGTATATTTCAAGCAGATTATGCAAAAACACTTGGAATAGATAGTGGTAAAATAAATTTTTTAGTTTCTACTATGATAGTTATTAATGTTATTATTGGAATACAGATAGCAGGAGTAATTTTAATGACTGCGATGTTAGTTATACCACCTGTTGCTGCTAAACAATGGAGTAAAAAATTATCAGTTGTTACTCTCTTATCAGCAATAATTGGTGGAGTTTCAGGAGCTATTGGTAGTATTGTTTCTGCATTTGATGCAGCTTTACCAACAGGACCTTTAATAATATTAGTATCTGGAATTTTTGCTTTAATTAGTTTTTTATTTTCCAAAAAAGGTATAATTACTAGAAATTATAGAATTTATATAAGAAATAAGAAGTTAAGGTTAGAAGAAAATAAAGGTGATAAAAAATGA
- a CDS encoding EamA family transporter, translating to MWAIFAILSAVFAALTSILAKIGIENVNSNLATAVRTIVVVLMAWFMVFITGNQNGIVDISKKSWLFLILSGLATGASWLCYYKALQLGEASKVVPIDKLSIVITIILAFVFLGEQITLKTLIGCALIVAGTFVMIL from the coding sequence ATGTGGGCTATTTTTGCTATTTTATCAGCTGTCTTTGCAGCATTGACTTCAATTTTGGCAAAGATTGGAATTGAAAATGTCAATTCCAATCTAGCAACAGCTGTAAGAACCATTGTTGTTGTACTTATGGCTTGGTTTATGGTTTTCATAACTGGAAATCAAAATGGAATTGTAGATATAAGTAAAAAAAGTTGGTTATTTTTAATTTTATCAGGATTAGCAACTGGTGCTTCTTGGCTTTGTTATTATAAGGCATTACAACTTGGAGAAGCATCAAAAGTTGTTCCTATTGATAAATTGAGTATAGTGATAACCATTATCTTAGCCTTTGTATTTTTAGGTGAACAAATAACATTAAAAACTCTAATTGGTTGTGCTTTAATTGTTGCAGGAACTTTTGTTATGATTTTGTAA